One genomic region from Lysobacterales bacterium encodes:
- a CDS encoding outer membrane lipoprotein carrier protein LolA: protein MRLIAVCILSLASLSAFAADAESVIGGFTSGLSGLQGRFEQQVLDQNGTLKEQTSGSIALAVPRQLRWEYETPFPQLIVADGEHLFIYDPDLEQVTVRRQIEDEQQSPLLALIDPEERARQFTLKSAGLRDGLEWIELESKLEDAHIRTALLGIDGQTLSRMEFTDSLGQRTRIQFSEWLRNPRFEAGFFRFQVPANADVVGDYTPSAEVLPLGE from the coding sequence ATGCGCTTGATCGCTGTCTGCATCTTGAGTCTCGCTTCTCTTTCGGCATTCGCAGCGGACGCGGAGTCCGTCATCGGGGGCTTCACGAGCGGCCTGAGCGGGCTTCAGGGCCGCTTCGAACAGCAGGTGCTGGACCAGAACGGGACACTAAAGGAGCAGACCAGCGGCAGCATCGCGCTGGCGGTGCCGCGCCAGCTGCGCTGGGAGTACGAGACGCCGTTTCCGCAGCTGATCGTCGCCGACGGCGAACACCTCTTCATCTACGACCCGGACCTGGAGCAGGTGACCGTGCGCCGGCAGATCGAGGACGAGCAGCAGAGCCCGCTGCTGGCGCTGATCGACCCCGAGGAGCGCGCGCGCCAGTTCACGCTGAAGAGCGCGGGCCTGCGCGATGGGCTGGAGTGGATCGAACTCGAATCGAAGCTCGAGGATGCGCACATTCGCACCGCACTCTTGGGCATCGATGGACAGACGCTGTCGCGCATGGAGTTCACCGATTCGCTGGGCCAGCGCACGCGGATCCAGTTCAGCGAGTGGCTGCGCAATCCGCGCTTCGAGGCCGGCTTCTTCCGCTTCCAGGTGCCGGCGAACGCGGACGTGGTCGGCGACTACACGCCGTCGGCGGAAGTGCTGCCGTTGGGGGAGTGA
- a CDS encoding DNA translocase FtsK 4TM domain-containing protein translates to MESPPRPRHGRKKGKGQRDRRNPASPQGWGLLLGRSSGRSPVVPEVRALRRAGVESSAAAAASPRIRAPVSRPKEDSRKPVIAENRRGLWREALILLLAPVLLYVLACLWTWSPQDPGWSRSGEITGDIRNLGGLAGATFSDLLFSFFGLTAYFVPVLAGIIAAVALRPRAADEETPLTPALRLIGVVGFLVASAAMAALHYTDWGSELPMQAGGLLGSLVGSALTRGIGFAGASLFLLALLLLSITLATGLSWLGLMDRLGRGVLWLAERGRKQVHAASEYRVARAAIAEREEVRREEKVKRAKREPVRIEPQPPAPERSERAHREQQIPLFTVSLGENGALPPLSLLDDPKPQPKGYSDEALATLSRQIEFKLKDFRIEVQVVGVYPGPVITRFEMEPAPGIKGSQISSLDKDIARGLSVKSVRVVDVIPGKSVIGLEIPNANREIIYLSEILRSKEYDKITSPLALALGKDIGGRPTVVDLARMPHLLVAGTTGSGKSVALNAMVLSLLYKATANDVRMLMIDPKMLELSVYEGIPHLLAPVVTDMKEAANGLRWCVAEMERRYKLMAAVGVRNLAGFNKKVRDAIDAGQPLMDPLFKPNPELGEAPRALETLPYLVVIIDEFADMMMIVGKKVEELIARLAQKARAAGIHLILATQRPSVDVITGLIKANIPTRIAFQVSSKIDSRTILDQSGAETLLGHGDMLYLPPGTAMPDRVHGAFVSDEEVHRVVEHLRQISGGPDYLEGVLDEVQTLGDGVVVGANGLPEEFKSGDPEADALYDQAVQVVMETRRASISGVQRRLKIGYNRAARLIEAMEAAGIVSPPEHNGDRTVLVPPRGD, encoded by the coding sequence ATGGAGTCTCCGCCGCGGCCGCGGCATGGTCGAAAGAAGGGGAAGGGGCAGCGCGATCGGCGCAACCCGGCCAGCCCGCAAGGATGGGGTTTGCTTCTGGGACGATCAAGCGGCCGTTCGCCGGTCGTCCCTGAAGTGCGAGCGCTTCGAAGGGCAGGTGTAGAATCGAGCGCCGCCGCTGCAGCAAGCCCAAGGATCCGCGCGCCTGTGTCACGACCGAAGGAAGACTCCCGCAAGCCGGTGATTGCCGAGAACCGTCGTGGCCTCTGGCGCGAGGCGCTGATCCTGCTGCTGGCGCCGGTGCTGCTCTACGTGCTGGCCTGCCTGTGGACCTGGAGCCCGCAGGACCCGGGCTGGTCGCGCTCGGGCGAGATCACCGGCGACATCCGCAACTTGGGCGGCCTGGCGGGCGCCACTTTCTCCGACCTGCTGTTTTCGTTCTTCGGGCTGACCGCCTATTTCGTGCCGGTGCTGGCCGGAATCATCGCCGCGGTCGCCCTGCGCCCGCGCGCGGCCGATGAAGAGACCCCGCTGACGCCCGCTCTGCGCCTCATCGGCGTGGTTGGATTTCTGGTCGCGAGCGCCGCGATGGCGGCTCTGCATTACACCGACTGGGGCAGCGAACTGCCGATGCAGGCCGGCGGCCTGTTGGGCAGCCTGGTGGGCTCGGCGCTGACCCGCGGCATCGGTTTTGCCGGTGCCAGCCTGTTCCTGCTGGCCCTGCTGCTGCTGTCGATCACCCTGGCCACCGGCCTGTCCTGGCTGGGCCTCATGGATCGCCTCGGCCGCGGCGTGCTGTGGCTGGCCGAGCGCGGGCGCAAGCAGGTGCACGCGGCCAGCGAGTATCGCGTCGCCCGCGCGGCGATTGCCGAACGCGAGGAAGTGCGTCGCGAGGAGAAGGTCAAGCGCGCCAAGCGCGAGCCGGTGCGCATCGAGCCGCAGCCGCCTGCCCCCGAGCGCAGCGAGCGCGCCCATCGCGAGCAGCAGATCCCGCTGTTCACGGTCTCGCTGGGTGAGAACGGTGCGCTGCCGCCGCTGTCGCTGCTGGACGATCCCAAGCCGCAGCCCAAGGGCTACTCCGACGAAGCCCTGGCCACGCTGTCGCGGCAGATCGAATTCAAGCTCAAGGACTTCCGTATCGAAGTGCAGGTGGTGGGCGTCTATCCGGGGCCGGTCATCACCCGCTTCGAGATGGAGCCCGCCCCCGGCATCAAGGGCAGCCAGATCTCTTCGCTGGACAAGGACATCGCCCGCGGCCTGTCGGTGAAGTCGGTGCGCGTGGTCGACGTGATCCCGGGCAAGTCGGTGATTGGCTTGGAGATCCCCAACGCCAACCGCGAAATCATCTACCTGTCGGAGATCCTGCGCTCCAAGGAGTACGACAAGATCACCTCGCCGCTGGCACTCGCCCTGGGCAAGGACATCGGCGGCCGCCCCACCGTGGTCGATCTCGCCCGCATGCCGCATCTGCTGGTGGCCGGCACCACCGGTTCGGGCAAGTCGGTGGCCTTGAACGCGATGGTGCTGAGCCTGCTGTACAAGGCCACCGCCAACGACGTGCGCATGCTGATGATCGACCCGAAGATGCTGGAACTCTCGGTCTACGAGGGCATTCCGCACCTGCTCGCACCGGTGGTCACCGACATGAAGGAGGCCGCCAACGGCCTGCGCTGGTGCGTGGCCGAGATGGAGCGCCGCTACAAGCTCATGGCTGCTGTCGGCGTACGAAATCTGGCCGGATTCAACAAGAAGGTGCGCGACGCCATCGACGCTGGCCAGCCGCTGATGGACCCGCTGTTCAAGCCCAATCCCGAGTTGGGCGAGGCACCGCGCGCGCTGGAAACCTTGCCCTACCTCGTCGTGATCATCGACGAGTTCGCCGACATGATGATGATCGTCGGCAAGAAGGTGGAGGAACTCATCGCGCGTCTGGCGCAGAAAGCCCGCGCTGCCGGCATCCACCTGATCCTCGCCACCCAGCGGCCTTCGGTCGATGTCATCACCGGCCTGATCAAGGCCAATATCCCGACCCGCATCGCCTTCCAGGTCAGCTCCAAGATCGACTCGCGCACCATCCTTGACCAGTCCGGCGCCGAGACCCTGCTGGGCCACGGCGACATGCTGTATCTGCCTCCTGGCACCGCCATGCCGGACCGCGTGCACGGTGCCTTCGTCAGCGACGAGGAAGTGCATCGTGTGGTCGAGCACCTGCGCCAGATCAGCGGCGGCCCCGACTACCTGGAGGGCGTGCTCGACGAGGTGCAGACCCTGGGCGATGGGGTCGTGGTCGGCGCGAACGGCCTGCCGGAGGAGTTCAAGTCCGGCGATCCCGAAGCCGATGCGCTGTATGACCAGGCTGTCCAGGTGGTGATGGAAACCCGCCGTGCCTCGATCTCCGGCGTGCAGCGCCGGCTGAAGATCGGCTACAACCGCGCCGCGCGCCTGATCGAGGCCATGGAAGCCGCCGGCATCGTCAGCCCGCCCGAGCACAATGGCGACCGCACCGTGCTGGTGCCGCCGCGGGGTGATTGA
- the trxB gene encoding thioredoxin-disulfide reductase has protein sequence MSAPQLPVRHCPLLILGSGPAGWTAAVYAARANLKPVVITGLQQGGQLMTTTEVDNWPGDAHGLLGPDLMARMQAHAERFETEVVFDHIHTADLSKRPFTLTGDSGVYTCDALIIATGATAKYLGLPSEDAFKGRGVSACATCDGFFFRDQDVAVIGGGNTAVEEALYLSNICRKVTVVHRRDKFRAEKILQDKLFAKEKAGKVEIVWNHEVDEFLGDNSGITGLRIKSRENGSPRELALTGVFVAIGHAPNTSLFEGQLEMKNGYLKIRSGIEGGATATSVPGVFAAGDVADQVYRQAITSAGFGCMAALDAEKFLDGEH, from the coding sequence ATGAGCGCACCCCAACTGCCCGTCCGTCACTGTCCGCTGCTGATCCTGGGCTCCGGCCCGGCCGGCTGGACCGCCGCCGTCTACGCCGCCCGCGCCAACCTGAAGCCTGTCGTCATCACCGGCCTGCAGCAGGGCGGCCAGCTGATGACCACCACCGAGGTAGACAACTGGCCGGGCGACGCTCATGGCCTGCTGGGTCCGGACCTGATGGCGCGCATGCAGGCGCACGCCGAGCGTTTCGAGACCGAAGTGGTGTTCGACCATATCCACACGGCCGATCTGTCCAAGCGCCCCTTCACCCTGACCGGCGACTCGGGCGTCTACACCTGCGATGCCCTGATCATCGCCACCGGCGCCACCGCCAAGTACCTCGGGCTGCCCTCGGAAGACGCTTTCAAGGGCCGCGGCGTTTCGGCCTGCGCCACCTGCGACGGCTTCTTCTTCCGCGATCAGGATGTCGCCGTGATCGGCGGTGGCAATACCGCGGTCGAAGAAGCCCTGTACCTGTCGAACATCTGCCGCAAGGTCACCGTGGTGCATCGTCGCGACAAATTCCGCGCCGAGAAGATCCTGCAGGACAAGCTGTTCGCCAAGGAGAAGGCCGGCAAGGTCGAGATCGTCTGGAACCACGAGGTGGACGAATTCCTCGGCGACAACAGCGGCATCACTGGCCTGCGCATCAAGAGCCGTGAGAACGGCAGCCCCCGCGAACTGGCGCTGACCGGCGTATTCGTCGCCATCGGGCATGCACCCAACACCTCGCTGTTCGAAGGCCAGCTGGAGATGAAGAACGGCTACCTGAAAATCCGCAGCGGCATCGAAGGCGGGGCCACCGCCACATCCGTGCCGGGCGTGTTCGCTGCCGGCGACGTTGCCGATCAGGTCTACCGCCAGGCGATCACCTCGGCCGGCTTCGGCTGCATGGCCGCGCTGGACGCCGAGAAGTTCCTCGACGGCGAGCACTGA
- a CDS encoding N-acetyltransferase — MSLRHRFIPRLAEVDAARWDALRGSDDPFTSHAFLSGLEETGCLRPRWGWTPHHLIIEDEADGLLAAAPCYLKTNSHGEFVFDHAWAEAYYRAGLDYFPKLLVAVPYSPVTGPRLLCGGDAQLRAELLRALEGFASEHQLSGAHINFHPAEASPGGAWLARSDLQFHWHNAGYASFEAFLAALSSKKRKNLRQERAQVARAGIRLRRVPGHLATREEIATAHQLYCRTFDDKGNHAALTLDFFEHLARQLGQRFVLVLAERDAGILAMALCLRSSDTLYGRYWGCFEEVPGLHFECCYHQGIEYCIEQGLQRFEPGAQGEHKLARGFLPELTHSSHYLPMPAFREAVARSLEDERRGLAQYRKDLLAHSPYRAEGASG; from the coding sequence ATGTCGCTGCGCCATCGCTTCATTCCGCGTCTCGCCGAGGTGGACGCCGCGCGCTGGGACGCCCTGCGCGGCAGCGATGACCCCTTCACCTCACATGCCTTCCTGTCGGGTCTGGAGGAGACCGGCTGTCTGCGTCCGCGCTGGGGATGGACGCCGCATCACCTGATCATCGAGGACGAAGCCGACGGGCTGCTGGCTGCCGCCCCCTGCTACCTCAAGACCAACTCGCACGGCGAGTTCGTGTTCGACCACGCCTGGGCCGAGGCCTACTACCGCGCCGGCCTCGACTACTTCCCCAAGCTGCTGGTCGCGGTGCCCTATTCGCCCGTCACCGGCCCCCGACTGCTGTGCGGTGGCGATGCGCAGCTTCGCGCCGAACTGCTGCGCGCGCTGGAGGGCTTCGCCAGCGAGCACCAGCTGTCCGGCGCGCACATCAACTTCCATCCGGCCGAAGCATCGCCCGGGGGCGCATGGCTGGCGCGCTCGGATCTCCAGTTCCACTGGCATAACGCCGGCTACGCGAGCTTCGAGGCGTTCCTCGCGGCGCTGTCGTCGAAGAAGCGCAAGAACCTCCGCCAGGAGCGCGCCCAGGTGGCGCGCGCGGGCATTCGCCTTCGCCGGGTGCCTGGGCATCTCGCGACGCGAGAGGAAATCGCAACCGCGCATCAGCTCTACTGCCGCACCTTCGATGACAAGGGCAACCACGCCGCGCTGACCCTGGACTTCTTCGAACATCTGGCGCGGCAGCTGGGTCAGCGTTTTGTGCTCGTGCTGGCCGAGCGCGACGCCGGGATCCTCGCCATGGCGCTGTGTCTGCGCTCGTCCGACACCCTGTACGGCCGCTACTGGGGGTGCTTCGAAGAGGTGCCCGGGCTGCACTTCGAATGCTGCTATCACCAGGGCATCGAATACTGCATCGAGCAGGGTCTGCAGCGCTTCGAGCCCGGCGCGCAGGGGGAGCACAAACTGGCGCGGGGCTTCCTGCCGGAGCTGACCCACTCCAGCCACTACCTGCCGATGCCGGCCTTTCGCGAGGCCGTGGCGCGATCGCTTGAGGACGAGCGCCGCGGGCTTGCGCAGTATCGGAAAGATCTGTTGGCGCACAGCCCGTACCGCGCCGAGGGCGCTTCTGGATGA
- a CDS encoding leucyl/phenylalanyl-tRNA--protein transferase — MSFRLPELGTSPHAPFPPVQQALRDPNGLLAWGGGLEPERLLRAYAQGIFPWFSPGEPPLWWSPDPRMVIATDALHLTRRLRRELRAQAWTVTADRDFEAVISLCAKLPRRGQRGTWIVPAMRRAYTALHRLGYAHSIEAWDGERLIGGLYGLSIGRAFFGESMFSLESGASKCVIAALCRRLADWEMPLLDGQVESEHLARLGFRTVPRERFLAELAELASAPSRVGNWGAAFGSLSARDVAD, encoded by the coding sequence ATGAGCTTCCGGCTGCCCGAGCTTGGCACCAGCCCACATGCGCCGTTTCCGCCGGTGCAGCAGGCCTTGCGTGATCCTAATGGGCTGCTGGCCTGGGGCGGCGGACTGGAACCCGAGCGCCTGCTGCGCGCGTATGCGCAGGGCATCTTTCCGTGGTTCTCGCCGGGCGAGCCGCCGCTGTGGTGGAGCCCCGACCCACGCATGGTGATCGCCACCGACGCGCTGCATCTCACCCGCCGCTTGCGCCGCGAGCTTCGCGCGCAGGCGTGGACGGTCACCGCCGACCGCGACTTCGAGGCGGTGATCAGTCTCTGCGCCAAGCTGCCGCGCCGCGGCCAGCGCGGCACCTGGATCGTACCCGCCATGCGTCGCGCCTACACCGCGCTGCACCGGCTTGGGTATGCGCATTCGATCGAAGCCTGGGACGGTGAGCGGCTGATCGGCGGTCTCTACGGCCTCAGCATCGGCCGCGCCTTCTTCGGCGAGTCGATGTTCAGCCTCGAATCGGGCGCTTCCAAATGCGTCATTGCGGCCCTGTGTCGACGGCTCGCCGATTGGGAGATGCCCCTCCTGGATGGCCAAGTCGAGTCTGAGCATCTCGCGCGTCTCGGATTCCGTACCGTGCCGCGCGAACGCTTCCTGGCCGAGCTGGCCGAACTCGCTTCGGCACCGTCGCGGGTTGGCAACTGGGGCGCTGCGTTCGGAAGCCTCAGCGCTCGCGACGTGGCGGACTGA
- the infA gene encoding translation initiation factor IF-1 has protein sequence MSKDDSIEMEGTVLETLPNTVFRVKLENGHVVTAHISGRMRKNYIRILTGDKVKVEMTPYDLTKGRITYRMK, from the coding sequence ATGTCCAAAGACGATTCCATCGAGATGGAGGGCACCGTGTTGGAGACCCTTCCCAACACCGTGTTCCGCGTGAAGCTCGAAAACGGCCACGTGGTGACTGCCCACATCTCCGGTCGCATGCGCAAGAACTACATCCGCATCCTGACCGGCGACAAGGTGAAGGTCGAAATGACCCCGTACGACCTGACCAAGGGTCGTATCACCTACCGCATGAAGTGA
- the clpA gene encoding ATP-dependent Clp protease ATP-binding subunit ClpA, which produces MFSKDLEFSIGQCYKQAREARHEFMTVEHLLLSLLENPSAVAVLRACGADLTRLGQELRNIISETVPVLAADDTRDTQPTLGFQRVLQRAVYHVQSSGRKEVTGANVLVAIFGEKDSHAVYFLGQQEISRLDVVNYISHGVAKLSSEQVKPAEPEAQKEGEGEEGKANPLSEYASNLNEQAKAGKIDPLIGRAEEIERVIQVLCRRRKNNPLLVGEAGVGKTALAEGLAKRIVDGEVPEVLADATIYALDLGALVAGTKYRGDFEKRLKAVLAQLKKEPGAVLFIDEIHTIIGAGSASGGTMDASNLIKPVLASGELRCIGSTTFQEYRGVFEKDRALARRFQKIDIVEPSVADAVAILNGLKTKFEEHHRVEYLGEALQAAVDLSVKHIGDRLLPDKAIDVIDEAGARQRLLPEDKRKAIIDVAEIEYIVARMARIPAKQVSASDRDVLRNLDRNLKMVVFGQDEAIDTLASAIKMARSGLANPDKPIGSFLFAGPTGVGKTEVTRQLAMQLGIELVRFDMSEYMEAHSVSRLIGAPPGYVGFDQGGLLTEKIVKTPHCVLLLDEIEKAHPDVFNILLQVMDRGTLTDTNGREANFRNVILVMTTNAGAAQAARRSIGFVEQNHATDAMEVIRKSFSPEFRNRLDAVVQFGGLDFDHILRVVDKFIIELETQLQEKHVALNVEPEARRWLAQNGFDPQMGARPMARVIQDQVKRPLADELLFGKLVNGGRVTVVVREGKLAVESAEELQSELSTVE; this is translated from the coding sequence ATGTTCAGCAAAGATCTCGAGTTCAGCATCGGCCAGTGCTACAAGCAGGCCCGCGAGGCGCGTCATGAGTTCATGACGGTCGAGCACCTGCTGCTGTCGCTGCTCGAAAATCCGTCCGCCGTGGCCGTGCTGCGCGCCTGCGGCGCCGACCTCACCCGGCTGGGTCAGGAACTGCGCAACATCATCAGCGAGACCGTGCCGGTGTTGGCCGCGGACGATACCCGCGATACCCAGCCGACGCTCGGATTCCAGCGCGTGCTGCAGCGCGCGGTGTATCACGTCCAGTCGTCGGGCCGGAAAGAAGTCACTGGCGCCAACGTACTGGTCGCCATCTTCGGCGAGAAGGACAGCCACGCCGTCTATTTCCTTGGTCAGCAGGAAATCAGCCGTCTGGATGTCGTCAACTACATCAGCCACGGCGTGGCCAAGCTCAGCAGCGAACAGGTCAAGCCGGCCGAGCCCGAGGCGCAGAAGGAAGGCGAGGGCGAGGAGGGCAAGGCCAATCCGCTGTCGGAGTACGCCAGCAACCTGAACGAGCAGGCCAAGGCGGGCAAGATCGACCCGCTGATCGGACGCGCCGAGGAGATCGAGCGCGTGATCCAGGTGCTCTGCCGCCGCCGCAAGAACAACCCGCTGCTGGTCGGCGAGGCCGGCGTCGGCAAAACGGCCCTGGCGGAAGGCTTGGCCAAGCGCATCGTCGACGGCGAAGTGCCCGAGGTGTTGGCGGACGCGACCATCTACGCGCTGGATCTCGGCGCGCTGGTGGCGGGCACCAAGTACCGCGGCGACTTCGAGAAGCGCCTGAAAGCCGTGCTGGCACAGCTCAAGAAAGAGCCGGGCGCCGTGCTGTTCATCGACGAGATCCACACCATCATCGGCGCCGGGTCGGCCTCCGGCGGCACTATGGATGCTTCGAATCTGATCAAGCCGGTGCTGGCCTCAGGCGAGCTGCGCTGCATTGGCTCGACCACGTTCCAGGAATACCGTGGCGTGTTCGAGAAGGACCGCGCGCTGGCGCGGCGCTTCCAGAAGATCGACATCGTCGAGCCGTCGGTGGCGGACGCCGTTGCCATCCTGAACGGCCTCAAGACCAAGTTCGAGGAGCATCACCGGGTCGAATACCTCGGCGAAGCCCTGCAGGCCGCTGTCGATCTCTCGGTCAAGCACATCGGCGACCGTCTGCTGCCTGACAAGGCCATCGACGTCATTGACGAGGCCGGCGCGCGTCAGCGCCTGCTGCCCGAGGACAAGCGCAAGGCGATCATCGACGTCGCCGAGATCGAGTACATCGTCGCTCGCATGGCACGCATCCCCGCCAAGCAGGTCTCGGCGTCCGATCGCGATGTGCTGCGCAACCTCGATCGCAACCTGAAGATGGTGGTGTTCGGCCAGGACGAGGCCATCGATACCCTGGCCTCTGCCATCAAGATGGCGCGCTCGGGCCTCGCCAACCCCGACAAGCCGATCGGCAGCTTCCTGTTCGCGGGCCCTACCGGCGTCGGCAAGACCGAAGTCACCCGTCAGCTGGCGATGCAGCTCGGTATCGAGCTGGTGCGCTTCGACATGTCGGAGTACATGGAAGCCCATTCGGTCAGCCGCCTGATCGGCGCACCTCCGGGCTATGTGGGCTTTGACCAGGGCGGGCTGCTCACCGAGAAGATCGTCAAGACGCCGCACTGCGTGCTGCTGCTGGATGAGATCGAAAAGGCCCACCCGGACGTCTTCAACATCCTTCTGCAGGTGATGGACCGCGGCACGCTCACCGACACCAATGGCCGCGAAGCCAACTTCCGCAACGTGATCCTGGTGATGACCACCAATGCCGGTGCCGCCCAGGCGGCGCGCCGCAGCATCGGTTTCGTCGAACAGAACCACGCGACGGACGCGATGGAAGTCATCCGCAAGAGCTTCTCGCCGGAGTTCCGCAACCGCCTCGATGCCGTGGTGCAGTTCGGCGGGCTGGACTTCGACCACATCCTGCGCGTGGTCGACAAGTTCATCATCGAACTCGAAACCCAGCTGCAGGAGAAACACGTGGCCCTCAACGTCGAGCCGGAGGCCCGGCGCTGGCTGGCCCAGAACGGCTTCGATCCGCAGATGGGCGCACGCCCGATGGCCCGCGTCATCCAGGATCAGGTCAAGCGCCCGCTGGCCGACGAGCTGCTGTTCGGCAAGCTGGTCAATGGCGGGCGGGTCACCGTGGTGGTGCGCGAGGGCAAGCTGGCGGTGGAGTCGGCCGAAGAGCTCCAGAGCGAGCTCAGCACCGTGGAGTAA
- the clpS gene encoding ATP-dependent Clp protease adapter ClpS, translating into MAGDPDGAPEDAQQRGLAVEEARPEVIRPPLYQVVLLNDDYTPMDFVVEVLQVFFGLNIERATQVMLHVHTRGKGVCGVYTREVAETKVQQVNEFARSHQHPLLCSMEKA; encoded by the coding sequence ATGGCCGGCGACCCGGACGGCGCCCCGGAAGACGCCCAGCAGCGCGGCCTGGCGGTGGAGGAGGCGCGGCCGGAAGTCATTCGCCCGCCGCTGTACCAAGTGGTCCTGCTGAACGACGACTACACGCCAATGGATTTCGTGGTCGAAGTCTTGCAGGTGTTCTTCGGCCTCAACATCGAGCGTGCCACCCAAGTCATGCTCCACGTGCATACCCGCGGCAAGGGCGTCTGCGGGGTGTATACACGCGAAGTGGCGGAAACCAAGGTGCAACAGGTGAATGAATTCGCGCGCTCACATCAGCATCCGCTGCTGTGCAGTATGGAAAAGGCGTAA
- a CDS encoding NUDIX hydrolase: MPKSDTQFNPDITVACVIVREGRFLLVEEDVRGRLVLNQPAGHLEPGEGLIEAAAREALEETGWQVRAQCFIGSYLWRADTGKTYIRFAFGAEALSHDPAQPLDRGITRCLWLTPAEIDAEAERLRSPLVRSVVGDYLAGQRAPLHHVRHVVD, from the coding sequence GTGCCCAAGAGCGACACCCAGTTCAACCCGGACATCACCGTGGCCTGCGTCATCGTACGCGAGGGGCGCTTCCTGCTGGTGGAGGAAGACGTCCGCGGCCGGCTCGTGCTGAACCAGCCCGCCGGCCATCTGGAGCCGGGCGAAGGCCTGATCGAGGCCGCAGCCCGCGAGGCGCTGGAGGAAACCGGCTGGCAGGTGCGCGCGCAGTGCTTCATCGGCAGTTATCTGTGGCGGGCCGATACGGGCAAGACCTACATCCGCTTCGCCTTCGGCGCCGAGGCCCTGAGCCACGACCCCGCGCAACCGCTGGATCGCGGCATCACCCGCTGCCTGTGGCTCACCCCCGCCGAGATCGACGCGGAGGCCGAACGTCTGCGCAGCCCGCTGGTGCGGTCGGTGGTTGGCGACTACCTGGCCGGGCAGCGGGCGCCGCTGCACCACGTGCGTCACGTCGTCGACTGA
- the mnmA gene encoding tRNA 2-thiouridine(34) synthase MnmA: MGTGSVIVGMSGGVDSSVAALLLQRAGTPIEGLFMQNWEEDAREDGCRAEEDRKDAIAVCGRLGIRCHTRNFAAEYWDGVFAHFVAEYRAGRTPNPDVLCNREIKFRTFLDHARALGAERIATGHYARVRREGSRWQLLRGLDAGKDQSYFLYTLGQDALAATLFPVGELPKSEVRRLAAEAALPTHAKKDSTGICFIGERDFREFLGRYLPAREGEIVDPEGVVLGRHSGAFFYTLGQREGLNLGGVRGRPQAPWFVVGKDIARNRLIVDQGHDSPYLMSQRLRTALPDFVAGTAPATRFDCTAKTRYRQADEACSVEVRENGSLRVAFSRPQRAVTPGQSIVFYAGEVCLGGAVIEATDAPLEAHAMEVE; the protein is encoded by the coding sequence ATGGGGACGGGCAGCGTCATCGTCGGCATGTCCGGGGGCGTCGACTCTTCGGTCGCGGCCCTGCTGCTGCAGCGGGCGGGCACGCCGATCGAAGGCCTGTTCATGCAGAACTGGGAGGAAGATGCGCGCGAAGACGGCTGTCGTGCGGAAGAAGACCGCAAAGACGCCATCGCGGTCTGCGGGCGGCTGGGCATCCGCTGCCATACGCGCAACTTCGCCGCCGAATACTGGGATGGCGTGTTCGCTCACTTCGTCGCCGAATACCGCGCCGGGCGCACGCCCAATCCGGACGTGCTCTGCAACCGCGAGATCAAGTTCCGCACCTTCCTCGACCACGCCCGCGCGCTGGGCGCGGAACGCATCGCGACCGGTCATTACGCCCGTGTGCGCCGCGAGGGCAGCCGCTGGCAGCTGCTGCGCGGGCTCGACGCCGGCAAAGACCAGAGCTACTTCCTCTACACCCTGGGCCAGGACGCGCTGGCGGCCACCCTGTTTCCGGTCGGCGAACTGCCGAAGTCGGAAGTGCGCCGCCTCGCCGCCGAAGCTGCCCTGCCCACCCATGCCAAGAAGGACTCGACCGGGATCTGCTTCATCGGCGAGCGCGACTTCCGCGAATTTCTGGGCCGCTACCTGCCCGCTCGCGAGGGCGAGATCGTCGATCCCGAGGGGGTCGTACTCGGCCGCCACAGCGGCGCCTTCTTCTACACGCTGGGACAGCGCGAAGGCCTGAATCTGGGCGGCGTGCGCGGCCGGCCGCAGGCGCCCTGGTTCGTCGTCGGCAAGGACATCGCCCGCAATCGCCTGATCGTCGATCAGGGCCATGACAGCCCCTATCTGATGAGCCAGCGCCTGCGCACCGCCCTGCCCGACTTCGTCGCTGGCACGGCACCCGCCACACGTTTCGACTGCACCGCGAAGACCCGCTATCGCCAGGCCGATGAGGCCTGCAGCGTCGAGGTGCGCGAGAACGGCAGCCTCCGGGTCGCGTTCTCGCGCCCGCAGCGCGCCGTCACTCCCGGCCAATCCATCGTTTTCTATGCTGGCGAGGTTTGCCTGGGCGGGGCCGTCATCGAAGCCACCGACGCCCCGCTTGAAGCCCACGCCATGGAGGTTGAATGA